The genomic window acatacacacatacacacatacacacatacacatacacacatacacacacatacacatacacatacacacacatacacacatacacatacacacatacacatacacatacacacacatacacatacacatacacacacatacacacacatacacacatacacatacacacatacacatacacatacacacacatacacatacacatacacacacatacacacacatacacatacacacacatacacatacatacacacacacacatacacacacacacatacacacacacatacacacacatgcacacacatacacatacacacatacacatacacatacacacacatacacatacacatacacacacatacacacacacacacatacacacacacatacacacatacacacacacacacatacacacacacacacatacacacacatacacacacacacacacatacacacacatacacatacatacacacacacacacacacacacacatacacacacatacacacacacacacacacacacatacacacacatacacacacacaaacacacacacacacacacacacacacacacacacacacacacacacacacacacacacacacacacatacacacacatacacacacacacatacacacacatacacacacatacacatacatacacacacacacacacacatacatacacacacacacatacacacacacacacacacacacacacacacacacacacacacacacacacacacacacacacacatacacacacatacacatacacacatacacatacacatacacacacatacacatacacatacatacacatacacatacacacacacacacacacacacacacacacacacacacacacacacacacacacacacatacacacacatacacacacatacacatacacacatacacatacacacacatacacatacacacacatacacatacacatacatacacatacacatacacacacacacacacacacacacacacacacacatacacacacatacacacacatacacatacacacatacacatacacacacatacacatacacacacatacacacacatacacacacatacacacacacacatacacatacacacactcacacacatacacacacatacacacacacacacacacatacacatacacacactcacgcacatacacacacatacacacacatacacacacacatacacacacatacacacacacacacacatacacacacatacacacatacatacagtggttcttcctttaaaagtttggAGCTTATGCCGTGACcgtttgtggtagatggtggAAGATTGTGGTAAAATGCTTCAttctggcaacaatggctgacacttaaataacgtgccacaGAATTCTGCGGCACcccgcaagctgtgctgcagtactccgcaacttttaaaggaggaaccactctacacacacacaaaaacatactCCATTCCCCTCCTACATCAGCAGACCACTGGAATATTGGTGTATAACTGGTGTCCAGACTAAGGGCTGAGTCAGACTGATCTGTGGCTTACGGACACCAAATTAGAACAAATTCATTTTGGTCTGTGGTCAGTGTGTGACGTATTAACTTCCCTGTTTTCTAATTGGCTAAACGGATGGTTATGTATCCGTTGGCCCGTCAAATGTGCGACTCCCATTGAGAAAGCATTGGAAATCACATATTGGGATAATACCAGTGGGCCAGTCTGGCCTCCCCCtaacccactctctctcccccagggtCCTATGTGTTTGCAGAGTGTGCTGCTTACGCTGACACCAAGTGTCGTCCGTGTGGCAGTGATGAGTACCAGCCTGACTGGACCAACGAGACCAAGTGTCTGCCTCAGAAGTTCTGTGACACAGGTCAGTAGGTGACTGGGCCTTGGTCTGGTGGGAGTCAGGACTCTACCTGGGTGACTGGGCCTTGGTCTGGGTGCAGTGTGGAGTCTATCTGGGTGACTGGGCCTTGGTCTGGGTGCAGTGTGGAGTCTATCTGGGTGACTGGGCCTTGGTCTGTGTGCAGTGTGGAGTCTATCTGGGTGACTGGGCCTTGGTCTGGGTGCAGTATGGAGTCTATCTGGGGGAGTCAATAGTCTATTGTTGAAGCTTTGTTTTCTAGTCAGTTTCAACTGGTGCTTGTCTGACATTTTATACAAAGCCTTTTGGAGATGCTGATGTCTGTGGTGTCTGCTGACCTCTAACCCCCGTGTGTGGCCCCCAGGTAAGGGCTTTAACCGTGTGAGGCCCAGTAACCGCCTGGCTGCAGTACCCTGTCAGTGTAAACCTGGTTTACAGTGTTCTCCCATCAACTGTGAGTTCTGTGAGAAGATTCCTACCTGTGGACCAGGATATGGACTGGAGACTGAcactggtgagagagagacacacacccatGCAGGAAtgcatatacacaaacacacacacacaaaaccacacactgGACTGTTGTCAGCAGTCCAGTTGTTTACTCTTTCTCCTCTGTTGTTTGTGTTTTAAACTCAGAGTCGGGCAGGAGAACTTGTGTTGCATGCAAGAGAGGACATTTCTCTCCCAACACCTCTATGGAACCATGCAGTCTGTGGACCAagtgagttaacacacacacacacacatactgttcaCCATGTCCCGTCATACAAATATTTTTCCCTGGGTGCTCGTATTTTTTAGAACAGTGTGCCCGAGTGAGACAGGAACGGGGTTCTGCAGGCGCCCAAAGCTCCACCGCATCAGTGTTCTGACCAATGCCGCACCActtcccctggaacacacagctgCTTCTACCACTGCCTGGCTCTGTGGTGAACCAAtagaaagaacagagagggagagagagagaaagagagcagagagagcagagagagaaggagagagggggatgtggggaagagggagatggggggagagagagagagagagagagagagagagagagagagtgaaagatatcTTAAAcgttcaagcagacaacctaagaaaatgtaaaacaatgacaaacggtttgatgaagaatgcaaaaacctaagaaagaaattgagaaacctgtccaaccaaaaacatggagacacagaaaacctgagtctacgccttcactatggtgagtcactaaaacaatacagaaatacactacggaaaaagaaggaacagcacgtcagaaatcagctcaatgtaattgaagaatccatagactctaaccacttctgggaaaataggaaaacactaaacaaacaacaacacgaagagttatctatccaagaTGTAGATGTGTGGATAAACCACTTATTTTTGGCTCTAtcacaaagaacaaacagcaaaaacatatactgtacatgatcaattacaaatcttagaatcagctaCTGAGGACTACCAGAAACTCCAATTGCAGGATTCTCCAATTGCATTGAATGAACTaaaggacaaaatacaaaccctccaacccaaaaaggcctgtggtgctgaGGGATAAACATATGACGttataaaatctatctacacaaacaacaagtgtacaacgtaaaacaccaaataatgcatacagAGCTGAAtgaggccgatacccgctaattatccaaATCCTGAAAAGagcgttaaattctacaaccacttaaAAGTAAGCGATTccaaaaccttccataacaaagccatcacctacagagagattaccCTAAAGAAGAGTCCCTTAagcaagctggttctggggctctgacCACAGACACAAACAAGGGCAGAGAAaatcaggacagcaacacaattagacgcaaccaaatcatgagaaaacaaaaagagaattacttgacacattggaaagaatttaccaaaaaacagagcaaactagaatgttatttggcccttaacagagagtacacagttgcagaatacttgaccactgtgactgacccaaaatgaaggaaagctttgactatgtacagactcagtgagcatagccttgccttTGAGagaggctgccgtaggcagacttggctctcaagagaaaacaggctatgtgcacactacccacaaaatgaggtgtaaactgagctgcacttcctaacctcctgccaaatgtatgaccatattagagacacatatttccctcagattacacagacccacaaaggattcaaaaacaaatccaattttgataaccTCCCTCCCATATATATATTGggggaaataccacagtgtgccatcacagcagcaagatttcaaatcaaatcaaattatatttgtcacatgcgccgaatacaacaggtgtttactTTAccttgaaatgtttacttaccaACAATGGgtttttactaaataaacaaaagtaaacaattaaagagcaacagatcaataacaataacgaggctatacagTGAactgtgaaagtattcaccccccttggcatttttcttattttgttgtcttacaacctggaattgaaatagatttttgtatcatttgatttacacaacatgcttacCTCTTGGAAGATACAAAATATTTGTTATTGTGAAACAAGCAAGAAATAATACAAGAAAACAAAGTCAATACATTGTAGAGacacattttgcagcaattacagctgcaagtctcttgggatatgtctctataagcttggcacatctagccacggGGATTTgtacccattcttcaaggcaaactactccttcaagttggatgggttcattaaaacttcttagggctaggccccatttttctccacttcctgtctgaatgacgtACCCAAAGTagactgcctgttgctcaggccctgaagccaggatgtTTATATAATGGGTACCAttggaaaggaaacactttgaagtttgtagaaatgttaaaataatgtaggagaatataacacaatatatatgataggagaaaatccaaagaaaaaccaaccagaatgtttttttttgagAGAGACCATACAATAGAAATTACAATGGAAAGTTTAGGGGCATAATTATAGCtcccaggatgcaattcctatgccttccacagggtgtcagcagtctatgttcaagatttcaggcttgtaacttccaaaACGATTAAGAAACATccgttttagtacagggacagagtCTTGGAAATTTGTGTTTGGGCGCGCCATGAAGACAAGACGCCATGAAGACAAGACGCATCTTTCCgaaagaaatattatagtttgattacagttcagggtatctgaggagtaaatagaaacgtattttgacttgttgaaacaaagtttaggggtagatttttggattcctttctctgcatgttgaacgagtggattactcaaattgatggcgccaactaaactgactttttgggatataaagaaggattttatctaacaaaacaacaccacatgttatagctgggaccctttggatgacaaatcaggggaatattttcaaaaagtaagtgaatatttctgAAACCTGTGTCGGAGGAATTTGGGAATTTATAAAACCTGTGCCGGAGGAAAAACATTTTGATGTGAggtgccgtcctcaaacaatcgcatggcatgttttcgctgtaatagctactgtaaatcggacagtgcagttagattaacaagaatgtaagctttcagccgatataagacacttgtatgtccctaaatgtttaatatccataattgttatgattatttatttgaattgcgcacccACCAGTTGCACCGGAATTTGTCCCACTAGCTGGACGCCTAGCCCTAAGACgttgtcataccacagattctcaattggattgaggcctgggctttgattaggccattccaagtctattaaatgtttccccttaaaccactcaagtgttgctttagcagtatgcatagggtcactgtcctgctggaaggtgaacctccattccAGTCTCAattctctggaagactgaaacaggtttgcCTCAAgattttccctgtatttagcaccatccttcaattctgaccagcttcccagtccctgctgatgaaaaacatccccacagcatgatgctgccaccaccatgcttcactgtggggattgtgttctctgggtgatgagaggtgttgggtttgcgccagacatagcattttccttgatggccaaaaagctcaattttagtctcatctgaccagagtaccttcttccatatgtttggggagtctcccacttgccttttggtgaacaccaaacgtgtttggttatttttttctttaaacaatggcttttttctgggcactcttccgtaaagcccagctttcgtgcttggccacgcagtcatgggtgaacagggagtacaggaggggactaagcacgcacccccgaagagcccccatgttgaggttcagcatggcagatgtgttgtggtctacacttaccacctggggtggcccatcaggaagtccaggatccagttgcaaagggagttGTTTACTCCtctggtccttagcttagtgatgagctttgagggcactatagtgttgaatgctgagctgtagtcaatgaacagcattatcaTGTAagcattccttttgtccaggtggaaaggGGCATTCATTGTTGATTATAATATAGTCATCTGTGgaactgttggggcggtatgtaaattggaCTGGGTCCAGGGTTTGTGGGATGATGTTgtggatgtgagccatgaccagcctttcaaagcacttcatagctacaGACGTGCTACGTTTCAGTAATCAttgaggcaggttaccttggtgttcttgggaaCATGTACCATGGGGGTCTgcatgaaacatgtaggtattacagactcggccagggacaggttgaaaacgTCGGTGAAGACACATGACAGTTGGTCAGTGCATACtaggagtacacgtcctggtaatccgtctggccctgcagccttgtgaatgtttacctgttttaaggtcttgctcacatcggctactgcGAGCATGATCACccagttgtccagaacagcttgtgctctcatgcatgtttcattgttgcttgcctcgacccgcgcatagaagtaatttagctcatctggtaggcttgtgtcactgggcagctcgcggctgggctcCCTTTGTAGTCTGGAATAGTtatcaagccctgccacatccggaGTTGGTgtggtaggattcaatcttagtcctgtatttacgctttgcctgtcccgctccttgaaagtggcagctctgccctttagctctgccctttagctcagtgcggatgttgcctgtaatccatggcttctggttagggcatgtacgtacagtcactgtggggacaacgtcatcaacgctcttattgatgaagccggtgattGTTGTGGTGTACCATCggatgccatcggatgaatcccggaacatagtccagtctgtgctagcaaaactgtcctgtagcTTAGTATCTGCGTCccctgaccacttccgtattaagctagtcactggtacttcctaaTTTTGTTTCTGCTTgtatgcaggaatcaggaggatagaattgccaaatggagggtgagggagagctttgtacgcaactctgtgtggagtgaaggtggtctagagtttttttccctcttgtTTCACATGTAACATGCTAGtggacctgttgccacaagaaaaaggcaaccagtgaagaacaaacaccattgtaaatacaacctatatttatgtttatttattgtctcttttttactttaactatttgcacatcactataacactatacattgccataatatgacatttgaaatctATCTACTCCTTTGAAACTTGTTTACTGTTGattttttattgattatttaactTTTCTTCGTGaactatttcacttgcttttgcaatgtaaacatatgtttcccatgccaataaagcccttcaaattgaattgaatagagagagagcagagaaaataaaaaagagataaagagagatggaaTGCCTGGATtgctaaaaacagaaataatgaCAAtgtatcctctcctcccctgtgtcctctcctcccctgtgtcctctcctcccctgtgtcctctcctcccctctgtcatctcctcccctgtgtcctctcctcccctgtgtcctctcctcccctgtgtcctctcctcccctgtgtcctctcctcccctgtgtcCTCTCCACCCCTGTGTCTTCTCCTCCCCTGTGTCTTCTCCTCCCCTGTGTCTTCTCCTCCCCTGTGTCTTCTCCTCCCCTGTGTCCACTCCTCCCCTGTGTTTTCTTCTcccctgtgtcctctcctcccctgtgtcttctcctcccctgtgtcctctcctcccctgtgtcctctcctcccctgtgtcctctcctcccctgtgtcttctcctcccctgtgtcctctcctcccctgtgtcctctcctcccctgtgtcctctcctcccctctgtcctctcctcccctgtgtcctctcctcccctgtgtcctctcctcccctctgtcctctcctcccctgtgtcctctcctcccctgtgtcctctcctcccctctgtcctctcctcccctgtgtcctctcctcccctgtgtcctctcctcccctgtgtcctctcctcccctctgtcctctcctcccctgtgtcctctcctcccctgtgtcctctcctcccctgtgtcctctcctcccctgtgtcctctcctcccctgtgtcCTGTCCTCCCCTGTGTTTTCTCCTCCCAGTTGTAACGATCTGGGGAAGAGTGACAAGCAGACTGGGAGCGACCAGACTGATGCTGTATGTGGACCCCATCTCTCTGGTGCCTCTACCTCCTGGGTCCTACTGTGGGTTCTGTCAGTCATCACTGTCCTTTGTCTCCTCATCCTCCTGCTCTTCTGCTACAAGGAAAAACTTCGACTACTCTCAGGTACCTGAGGCAGAGATCACATTTGTTATGTATGACCATGATGTTGAGGGAATTTTGCTTTTATAGAAATATGTCTTGGCATAAAATGACTGACTAATGAGCGAAATGACTGACTAATGAGTGAAATTACTGACTAATGAGCGAAATGACTGACTAATGTCATCCTCTAACGTCTCACAGTGAATTTACGATCATGTGTCCAGAATCTGAAAAGGACCAGGATACAGCAGGTAAGATAGACTCTCTTTAGTCGTCAAGATGACACGCATTAACAGTTTACAAATAGtctaatctgtctgtctctctttccaggAGACTCTGGCCCCTCTCTACCACAGTGGCATCGTGGGAGGGGGACTAGAGGGTCAGAGCGGCACTCTGCGTGAGACAACCTGTCTTATTGGCCTGGCTCACAGCCCCTCAGAAACCCCACACACCTGTCCTACAGCTACACCTGGTGACCGGGTCAAACTGCCACCCTccaaagagatggaggaggagaggaaggaggaggagaggagggaggaggaggatgagggggtGGGGAGTGAAGGGTCAGGGGAGGCAGAGGAGGTTTCTgaggatggtgtgtgtgaggaggttgtaccagaggatgtgtgtgtgtctccactgTGGGctggctcctgtgtgtgtgtgttgtctgtcagGGAACCATTAGAGGTAGGGGATAATGAAGACTGTAGCCAGGCTGTCAACCCTGGAACCCTCGGGACCTGCTcatgtggaggagagggggagagcaaggggggagagaaggatgaaaggaaagatggagggagggagagggccaAGGTGGTAGAGGGTCTGCAAGTGAACAGCTCTGAGAGGAGCAGCCATACCTcctccccattctccctctctcccatctcctcctctctctcccccactgaccATTCATGTGACCTCTACCCGCCGCTGACGCAagtcaggtcagaggtcaaaggtcagcttATTGACAGCTCACAGGGGAAAGGGGAGGAGCTATACAGACTGAACTGCAGCATAAGCTCCACCCTCACCACAAAAGCCACGCCCCCTTTGACCTCCACTATATCTCCTTACCCCTCGGTGACCTCTGTAACTGTGGGTGACCGGCAATCCGAGCTGACCTCTGAAGCCTCCAGCAGTGAGCAAAACCAGGGACTTTCTTGGAGGGACATTGGGGGAAACAAGCTCTCGTCTGGGGGCTCGGAGCTGGATTGTGCCCCTGAGAGCCTCCAGAGTCAACTCACGGAACCAGCACTCACCTCAGGTAGATACAGCGCAGAGTTCTAGCAGTTCCACACTCATAAGAAAAGGCTAAATACACGTGTCATTATACATTCCAACCATTGTTAAAGAGGAAAGATACATATATCCACTGGTGTTTCTCCTGGCTTATTGGACCTGGGTTATTGTATAGGACTGTGAAAAGGCTATTCTGAAATCTCAATGTTGTTCCTCCAAAATGTATGTATTGGTTTCCACCTAATGACCTCCTGTTGTCTTAAGGACCACACACAGTAGGAATGTGTGTGATGAGCCAGTGATTACA from Oncorhynchus mykiss isolate Arlee chromosome 15, USDA_OmykA_1.1, whole genome shotgun sequence includes these protein-coding regions:
- the LOC110489589 gene encoding tumor necrosis factor receptor superfamily member 11A, translated to MRVHFSTSWIFQGWIIHLVLTLCAQRALSRPTCSQQQYLKEKRCCSRCEPGSYVFAECAAYADTKCRPCGSDEYQPDWTNETKCLPQKFCDTGKGFNRVRPSNRLAAVPCQCKPGLQCSPINCEFCEKIPTCGPGYGLETDTESGRRTCVACKRGHFSPNTSMEPCSLWTNCNDLGKSDKQTGSDQTDAVCGPHLSGASTSWVLLWVLSVITVLCLLILLLFCYKEKLRLLSVNLRSCVQNLKRTRIQQETLAPLYHSGIVGGGLEGQSGTLRETTCLIGLAHSPSETPHTCPTATPGDRVKLPPSKEMEEERKEEERREEEDEGVGSEGSGEAEEVSEDGVCEEVVPEDVCVSPLWAGSCVCVLSVREPLEVGDNEDCSQAVNPGTLGTCSCGGEGESKGGEKDERKDGGRERAKVVEGLQVNSSERSSHTSSPFSLSPISSSLSPTDHSCDLYPPLTQVRSEVKGQLIDSSQGKGEELYRLNCSISSTLTTKATPPLTSTISPYPSVTSVTVGDRQSELTSEASSSEQNQGLSWRDIGGNKLSSGGSELDCAPESLQSQLTEPALTSGQVTGNNNTTFISSGQVMNFNADVIVVYVSQTSLGNEGEGPDDAFGSPVQEQANERAPMFHSSISSKSVSHSSVASSVNSITHNPLRQEDNLPVQEVTDQWPREN